A genomic region of Leptolyngbya sp. NIES-2104 contains the following coding sequences:
- a CDS encoding IS1 family transposase, with the protein MRILHSNNFPLLLAPFSIGRFYTDSWKAYLRLLDQQQHTVGKANPQRIEPKHLTLSTRIKRLARKTICFSKTEKMHDTVIGLFINRHDFGRVV; encoded by the coding sequence ATGAGGATACTGCACTCAAACAACTTTCCTCTACTGTTAGCTCCCTTTTCGATTGGGCGATTCTACACGGATAGTTGGAAAGCCTACTTACGATTGTTAGATCAGCAGCAACACACGGTTGGAAAAGCCAACCCACAGCGGATTGAGCCGAAGCATTTGACCTTAAGCACTCGGATTAAGCGACTCGCCCGAAAGACGATCTGTTTTTCTAAGACTGAGAAGATGCACGACACAGTGATTGGACTGTTCATCAATCGCCACGACTTCGGACGAGTAGTATGA
- the cobU gene encoding bifunctional adenosylcobinamide kinase/adenosylcobinamide-phosphate guanylyltransferase: MATLILVTGAARSGKSEWAEQLAAESEKSVIYIATAQENPDDPEWQARIEKHRSRRPDTWKTRSIPVDLKETILDSTDLDCLLVDSLGTWLANLLEQSDTEWQKTLEELLESFDQTESLIVFVAEETGWGVVPAYPIGRLFRDRLGNLTRRIGAIANTVYLVTGGHAIDLTQLGTRLKP, translated from the coding sequence GCGGAACAATTGGCGGCAGAATCGGAAAAATCCGTCATTTATATTGCTACTGCTCAAGAGAATCCAGATGATCCAGAGTGGCAAGCTCGAATTGAAAAACATCGATCGCGTCGTCCTGACACTTGGAAAACTCGATCGATTCCCGTCGATCTAAAAGAAACGATCCTCGATTCAACTGATCTCGATTGTTTGCTGGTCGATTCGCTCGGAACTTGGTTAGCAAATCTACTCGAACAATCAGACACGGAATGGCAAAAGACATTAGAAGAACTTTTAGAAAGCTTTGATCAAACAGAAAGCTTGATTGTTTTTGTTGCAGAAGAAACGGGTTGGGGAGTTGTTCCGGCATATCCGATCGGGCGATTGTTTCGCGATCGATTGGGCAATCTGACGCGACGGATTGGTGCGATCGCAAATACGGTTTATCTCGTAACCGGGGGACATGCGATCGATTTGACTCAGCTTGGAACTCGACTGAAGCCATAA